From a single Apium graveolens cultivar Ventura chromosome 2, ASM990537v1, whole genome shotgun sequence genomic region:
- the LOC141708030 gene encoding ureidoglycolate hydrolase, with protein sequence MAFECCSFLVTLLFICLRNYNTVLCSNNYEQDPVTKTMQDFSGYPIQDSHLPSSFALLSVDSESLQKQIDELSTFSDSPAPSVTRILYSDKDVIARRYVKNLMGLAGLSVREDAVGNIFGRWEGNEPEIGAVATGSHIDAIPYSGKYDGVVGVLGAIEAINVLKRSGFKPKKSLEVIMFTSEEPTRFGISCLGSRLLAGSEELAKSLRNKVDNHNTSFLDAASFAGYEKDEEKLSSVFLEKGSYSAFIELHIEQGPILEKEGISIGIVTAIAAPASIKVDFEGNGGHAGAVLMPDRNDAGLAAAELTLAVEKHVLESESVDTVGTIGIMDLHPRAINSIPSKAHLEIDTRDIDEKRRNIVIEKIHQSAIAISKKRGVKLSEFEIVNQDPPALSDDSVIKAMELAALELDLTYKLMISRAYHDSLFMARISPMGMIFIPCYRGYSHKPEEFASLDDMANGVKVLALTLAKLSLY encoded by the exons ATGGCTTTCGAATGTTGTTCTTTTCTTGTAACCCTTTTGTTCATATGTCTTCGTAACTATAATACAGTGTTATGTAGTAATAATTATGAACAAGACCCAGTTACTAAAACTATGCAAGACTTTTCTGGGTATCCAATTCAAGATTCCCACTTGCCCAGTTCATTTGCTTTGTTATCTGTTGATTCTGAGAGTTTGCAGAAACAG ATTGATGAGCTTTCGACTTTTTCGGATTCACCAGCCCCATCAGTAACAAGGATCTTATATAGTGATAAGGATGTAATAGCTAGAAG GTATGTCAAAAATTTGATGGGACTTGCTGGTCTCTCTGTCAGAGAAGATGCTGTGGGGAATATCTTTGGTCGGTG GGAAGGCAATGAACCAGAGATTGGTGCCGTTGCAACGGGTTCTCACATAGATGCTATTCCATATTCCGGAAAATATGACGGGGTTGTTGGTGTATTGGGTGCTATAGAAGCCATTAATGTACTGAAGAG GTCTGGCTTTAAACCTAAAAAGTCGTTGGAGGTGATCATGTTCACCTCTGAAGAACCAACCAGGTTTGGTATCAGCTGCTTGGGAAG CCGTTTATTAGCAGGAAGTGAGGAACTTGCTAAATCCTTGAGGAATAAAGTTGATAATCACAATACTTCATTTCTTGATGCAGCCAGCTTTGCTGGTTATGAAAAAGATGAAGAGAAGCTGTCAAGTGTATTTCTAGAGAAAGGAAGTTATTCAGCTTTTATTGAGCTGCACATAGAGCAAGGCCCTATACTTGAAAAAGAAG GTATTTCAATTGGTATAGTGACGGCAATTGCGGCTCCTGCAAGCATCAAAGTGGATTTTGAAGGCAATGGAGGTCATGCAGGTGCCGTCTTGATGCCGGATAG AAATGATGCAGGATTGGCTGCTGCAGAACTGACATTAGCTGTGGAGAAGCATGTACTGGAATCTGAATCAGTTGACACTGTCGGTACCATTG GTATAATGGACCTGCATCCCCGAGCTATCAATAGCATTCCAAGTAAAGCACACCTGGAAATAG ATACACGGGATATTGATGAAAAGAGAAGAAATATTGTAATTGAGAAAATTCATCAATCAGCTATAGCCATATCTAAAAAGCGTGGCGTCAAGCTTTCGGAATTTGAAATTGTCAACCAAGATCCACCTGCCCTTTCCGATGATTCGGTAATTAAGGCAATGGAATTAGCAGCATTGGAGCTAGACCTAACATACAAATTGATGATTAGCAGAGCTTATCATGATTCACTCTTTATGGCCAG AATATCTCCAATGGGAATGATATTTATTCCATGCTACAGAG GATATAGCCATAAACCTGAAGAATTTGCATCCCTTGATGATATGGCAAACGGGGTCAAGGTATTGGCACTGACCCTTGCCAAACTGTCCCTATACTGA